GttttaatgtgaaataaaCCTCAAAATGTGACTTACCTTGTACTTGTTGATATACTTTGCGATTACATAGTTTGTACTTTTATTGGTTGTATTAATCCGTGTATGTGGATCGTCTTTGCTATCTAAACtctggaaaaaaagagatattgtatatttattactcacacatatttttaatacatataacattcatatttttttatattatattatttaattttattagctaTGAGTTTTATGATTAAtgttatacataatttaaatgtcatattaaaacatattatcGTCATACCCTATCACTGTGAGTATTGAACGGGCAAGAGGATTTTTGGAGATTGGCATCTTGCACATAAGCCATATTTGGTAAGTCCTTGGAATACACCAATTGTCCCATAAGAAAAATCTTTTCCGGTAACAATATGCCATTTCGTTTGAGCAAATATCTAAAACAAAggatcaataataatttttgatgcGCACATGTAATAATTGTACGATATGTTTagtataactatataatatacaaaaactAAATGTCACTCAACACGCAAATTATCTGACAACACGTATTACCTGAAAATTTCGTAACAACTATCTTGACCGTCTCTCAATTCACCCTTAATGTCAAAATTATGGACGAATATAGAGTCAAGGGAGCATGGAATCTCGTCGTAGTTTGATATCATATGTACTTTCCCTCGAATCCCATTATCTTGCGCTACTCGCTCGATCAGAGAACGAAGCATCGGATTATCAGTTTTGTAGTATAAAATTTCACTAGCTTTACACTCCTTTAAAAGTGTTAACCCGTAGATTGGAAAAGGCGAAGTatccaaaatatattttatttttctactcTCTTGATATCTACCAATCTCGGTGAGCAATTTGATGTAATCAAAGTCATTCAGGAAGACAATCACTTCTTTTGGCaaacgatataaaaatttgcacTCCTCTTTAGCCCGCGCGTTGTCAGTGCTGTAAGAACATTTTAATTTGCTCTTTGACATCTCCGCTTTTATCGTCAAGGTATCGCCCTCGTGGCACGCGGTTGGCACCGCCGGGAAAACAGCAAGCTGCCAACAAGATTTTCTATCCGAGGAATCCAACGTAATCTCTTCATCCAAATGTAATTTGAACCAAGTAACCAGACCGTCCATGATGCCAttgtatttacattttgctcgtaatatttgttttatccCATCCTTGCAAAATTCTTGCAACTCTagtagattattaaaatttacagttaAGAGCATTTGCGGCTCAGTGACATAATTAATCTGAACTTTTTCCAGATTCTCCGTGTCATAATATTCATCATCTGAGAGTACAGATACATCGTGAAAATTCAAAGGACAATTCTCTTTGACCTTGTCGAAGATAACCGACGATCTGTATCTAATATGTTCGCACTCAATAGCCGCTGTATAAACTGTCGCGCCCATCGGTATTACCGTACCATTTGGATCTAAAATGTTCATGTGCACGTTAATCATCGATGGTACTACAAGTTCCCCAAATAAGCCAGCATCAAACGTTTCAGTCACTATTAATTTTACTCTAGAATTATATAAGTAGatatatttagtattataatcaaagcatatgtatatgcaaaataatatgtaacaatatgGAAATATTACACACATGcgcacgtatatatattacacgcgACACACAAACCTTTCAGAAATGTCCATAGGTATTTTCAGATCAAACGACAGCTTCGGTATTAATTTTACGTCAGTTGCATCATTAGATTCGAATACTTCTTTTGCAATTAGCGTCATCACGTCAGAACATTCGCACGCGTAGATTTTTTTCGCTCCTGCATCCTTCACATACAGGCTCAGCAGGCCTGTACCAGTGCCCAGATCCAGCACCGTATCGTATCCTTGATTGATTCTCTTGCGTATAGCTTGCTCAAAAGCATTATTTCGCCACTTGTCATTGAGCATCGTGAAGTGCCATCTGTCCACTGCCATACTGTATGCATTCTGTAAATTTCGTTCCGCCGGAAGAAAGTTGGGAGCAACTTTCAAAGCTCTCCTTAGATATTCTATCGCCCTTATAGGATCGTCATTCCTTTAATGATACATgcaatgattttttttatattacaggtaataattataacaatttgtGATAATAgttgaaaagttaaattaatatgaGGTAGGTCATCCTCGATggattaataacaaaaaaaattaataaaaatcgtcaaatatataaattacctTAAGAAATGTGCTGCAAAGTTGTTCAGCATACGAGGGTTATTTGGATAAATGTCTAAGGAATGTTTGTAACAATGTACAATGTCTGAAAATCGATTTTCTTGTGCTAATTGTATTCCCCATTCAcctaaaacaattaaatatcattattatattgcattatatcTTATGTCGCAAATTATAAGGATTATATTCTATGTGGCAGAGTCTTACATAGTACATCTGTAAATGTTTCTTCAATTTCTGATCTCTTAGCAGGACACAATTCCACAACAATGGTATAATATGCGTAAGCCTTCCCAACATTTCCAGTCCTGTCATGTTCTCTGGCTTTTTGCAACGACGTTTCCAATATGTCATTTACCTCCGCTTgcattttgcatcaagttctttttattttgtccGCACTATTCCGTCGCAATCACCTTgcctttataaaatttaaaactgatcattatatttgatttattacgTGATTGTCAACCGGATTTTTTAAGTTATCTTTCGTGTCAAACGAGTATAAAAGTAACCTAACGCTTGCTTCGGTTTCGTTGGAATCGCGAAATTCTCTTTAGTATAATAAGACGATTAAACGCGTAAACAGCGTTTTTCACATTAATTAGTATCTGTTGTACGAAAATATTGACAGTATTTCAAAGTCTAGATTCGTTGCTTCGCGCGTATTTTCGGAATATATCACTTTTGCCCACAGTTGTATACAaccagagaggaacctgagagcggccatgCCCCTGTATTTTGTGTAACGCTGTCGGTCGCTGATTCGAGCACCATCGCATCCACTTTTTGTGGATGTCGAGAACTACGAAGCCACATCCACTTTCGCGCGGTGTACATCCACTTTACTGTCGATAAGTAGTTACTCGAATCGGTGCGAATGTGCCAACACATTAACAAACTGCTGAAAAGCGACGAAAATGACATATGTTAATAACAATACGCGCATAGAGAAGTATTCACGTCTATTAAGATATGTGcattcgtataaaaaatacaaaaatacgcaAAAATACACAATTCTaagaagaatttatataaaatattattagggtAAGAGGTACAGTTATTGATAGGGATACagttattgacacattaactcttttaacttaaatttctcGTCACATGCACGACGCTCGTACGCAAAGTTTatatgctcgtacaaagtaccTTTTCCCCAACAGATTTACTGAGTTATCttagatttctgtcattgcgtttcgaagcggCCAGCAAAAACATGCACTGATCTATTCGGAGCATCGCCAGGAGTGGGTCAGTGATTGTTTTTGCTAccgcttcgaaacgcaatgacagaaatctaaGACAACGCAGTAAATTTATTGGTGAAGGagtactttgtacgagcatatGAACGTTTCACACAAGAGCCATGCATGTatcgagaaatttcaattaaacacattaatgtgtcaataactGAATACACATGCGGTATTAGAGAGATGTAAAGGGAAAAGGTAGGCGGTCTTTAAAGATCGCGTGATCGAAGCGTGCTCGATAGCGGCGAGCAATTAGAAGCGTCGCGGCAAGAATCAAAGGCTGGCGGCAATATctaaagtaatatatttttcactgcGGCAAGCGCGAGCGGTCGGTCCAAATTTTCCCGCAGCGAAAACATGTCACTTTAGGTATTACCACTAGCCTTTGATTCTTGTCGCGACGCTTCTAATTGCTCGTCGCTATCGAGCACGCTTCGATCACGCGATCTTTAAAGACCGCCTACCTTTTCCCTTTACATCTCTCTAATACCGCATGTGTAttcagtaatatataaaactatattactgaatacacatatattactgatagtaagaaatattttatacctcGTATCGAATTAGtaacaaattgtttaaacactCTGTCAATAACTGCCTTTACCTGTCGTATATGGTCGCGCAATCACGTACCTGGTTATTTTGTGACTTTGgagttagcaacaaattcagtttttgttatttttcgaTAGCCCGTGATGCAAGGAACAATTTGAGACCAAAATCTtgcgagcaactaattctttaaacaattcGTCTTGACTTTAACTGTGGCGGATGGCCAGGCGCTACAGTTAAAGTCCGCGACCACTTAGGcgagtattttttcactttggaGGTAGCAACAAATTTAGgtattgatatatttcgatagccTGTGATGCAAGGAATAATTTGAGACCAAAAGAGtgcgagcaactaattctGTAAACGTCGGTTGAAGAAACTTGCAGCGCGGCTCGAGCGTCCGTGATAAACTAATGTTTTTCCACATGTTAgagttagcaacaaattcggatattgatatatttcgatagtACGTTGCCTCTAGATTATTTTGGTACCAAATACATGCGAGCAACTAACTATTTTAATGAGTTTTAAGAGGATTTGTTGTGAGTGGCAATGACACgcatcaataataaatttctataaaaaagtgtatttCGTCCGTCAGTTTTGATACACTCCATATGTGAAATGATATTTCAAACAAACGTTTGAGGAACGACATATAACATTAAAACACATTCgtataaaaacaataacaGTATAGCAACAAAAAGAGCTAGTaagaaataagtaataagACAGAGGAACACAAATTATCAGATATTGCGCTTTATTGAAACCAAATGAACATAGGGTAAGAGATACAATCATTGACACGGATATagttattgacacattaatgtgtttaattgaaatttctcgatACATGCATGGCTCTTGTGTGAAACGTTCatatgctcgtacaaagtactCCTTCACCAATAAATTTACTGCGTTGTCttagatttctgtcattgcgtttcgaagcggTAGCAAAAACAATCACTGACCCACTCCTGGCGATGCTCCGAATAGATCAGTGCATGTTTTTGCTGGccgcttcgaaacgcaatgacagaaatctaaGATAACTCAGTAAATCTGTTGGGGAAAAggtactttgtacgagcatatAAACTTTGCGTACGAGCGTCGTGCATGTGACgagaaatttaagttaaaagagttaatgtgtcaataactGTATCCCTATCAATAACTGTACCTCTTaccctaataatattttatataaattcttcttAGAATTGTGTATTTTtgcgtatttttgtattttttatacgaatgCACATATCTTAATAGACGTGAATACTTCTCTATGCGCGTATTGTTATTAACATATGTCATTTTCGTCGCTTTTCAGCAGTTTGTTAATGTGTTGGCACATTCGCACCGATTCGAGTAACTACTTATCGACAGTAAAGTGGATGTACACCGCGCGAAAGTGGATGTGGCTTCGTAGTTCTCGACATCCACAAAAAGTGGATGCGATGGCGCTCGAATCAGCGACCGACAGCGTTACACAAAATACAGGGGcatggccgctctcaggttcctctctgatACAACCATTGAAATATAACCATACTGGAACGCGCACTACCCTACCCCCTTCACGAGACCGAGCGGTCAGAGGGAGATAGAGTGCTGGGACCGTGTTGTCTTTTTCTAAACGTGAACTACCGTGGCTGAAAACATTCGTCCCAacttgtatgtgtgtgacgtGTGTAGCTGCATTACGTGACGCACGAATCAGAATCAAATCAAGACATTCTGAATTGAAAAGTATTGTACTCTATTAGCAATTGACTGATTGACTGATACATACCAAAGGTTTGTTTATGCGACTAACAACTGAGTGATaccagagaggaacctgagagcggccacgctGCCGTTTACGcctatatttttgcattgagaaatttgagaaatacaacaccgaatgtgaacttacattccatttaacatgcatATGATTTTTTGTCATTATGAAATcatgtgcatgtgcatgttaaatggaatgtaaggccggtattcatagtcgaatcttaagtctatatttaagaccgtcttaagtttatctgaagatgctgtatggatcatttcattggctatggagtatctgaagatacacttaagacggtcttaaatataagatttgactatgaataccggcctaagttcacattcggtgttgtatttctcaaatttctcaatgcaaaaatatgggcgtaaacggcagcgtggccgctctcaggttcctctctggtGATACATACCAAACTTTTGTTTATGCGATTAACGACTGACTGATATATTAAAGTTTTGTTTATGCAATTAGtgagtatattaatatataatcatacaGTTTTCTTTATGTATAATGCCTATTTTTAAACACATTTATAGCATTTtgttaatatacatgttaatgtacatggtattgaaaatttataattttctattacgtGTACGTTTTTCATAAAACATTGTGATATTTAGAATCCGAGAatttatatactattatattattttatttatgcaaaacaatattacgttaaataattttaagataataaaGTTAGTTATGAGatgtttttgcatttttatacttgtatttcataaatacatccaaatataacaaatacaaataatacaaaatataataaaatactacaAAACATgagattatttttgtattactacatataaacaatttcatttttcgttatatacattattttagttttcgaTTCTGAAAACTATTAGTTATTAGAAATTTCCTttgataaaatagaatttcaatGTGTAGAAAATGTATGTAAAGGCAATGGGTACGTTCACGAAACTCAACAGTTGCGCAACTGTTGAGTTTCGTGAACGTACCCAATGTTCTCAGATTGGGTAGTATGTCACGTCACGTGATTAGGACTGTTAGTTAGACTAAAATAGCACGTGCCTGGCCTAACTCTCTCACTCGCACAGCTCTGACCGCGCGAGAACAAAGCAGTGCGCGTTTCAGTATGGTTATATTTCAATGGATACAACTATtcagcatatatatatgtatagcaGCAAATATTACCAACCATACTTCGGAATTTCGGATTGGTTAATCCAACCATAGACTTATAGAGATAGACCGGCCCTCACAGTAGAAAGCAGCTAAAGTAGAGACCCTCAAACACAGATGTCTATACTAAACTAGATTGCTCTAACATGCCCATATTGGAAAGGATATCTTGCGTCAGATAGTTTCTGGTGTATGAGAGAAAATGGCCGCTGCCGCCACCATATTTACAATTGTTACTGCGATATTCAACAAAGTTTTGTAGTAATTATTGTGTTTCAATGTAAGAAATGGCGtaaattacgaaaataatgtttattttacttggtaattaataaaaaaaccaattgaaatgtaataaacaatattttaattaaaaacatatatatttagctCCAAATTAacatcatatatataatttataacataaaacattagaaatttgaacgattaaaaattgtttgcagAACATAAAGAATTTAgtccaatattataataaaaaaataaaataaagtcaaatattttaaaaggcATGTTAAtagcaattaaaaatacttaaacagttaattattatgaaataaaatgagtTTTGTTAATCGATGACGTCGACTTATTGGAGTAATTTCCTTAGACAATTTCTTTGAGTGTGAAAACATtcttattgttaaatattgcCTGCATATGGCAGTTATTAATTGAATACGATGTGGAGTTTCTATTCCAACTTCTAATGCGTTTCGACGCAAGCATCTATTATCTAATGGAAATACATCtgtatttaatacaaatttatttgttattcgaGTAACAATTTCATTGTATGCACCTTTTTTGGAATCTGCGTACAGCTGTCTcctattaaaaaagaaaattcctTTTCGGTACTGCAAACAATCTTATAAACATCCCACACGGAACATGACGTCCATTAGACGTCCATATAACCTCCACCGCTCCATGCGACATCTATCTCCACGATGGATGTTAGGTAGATCTCTAATAGAGATCCATATTCCCTCCATAGGGGATATCCACTACACATCCATCATGGACGTCTAATATACatctattatagatatataatggATTTGTAACTAAAcccaaaaaaattaatagtgaaattttctaaattatttaaaatttgtaatagGCGTTAACTGGATGTTTTGTAGCTTCTTTAGAAATTTAACTTTACttacaaatattaagaaattaattaattattcatacttgttgcacatattttatttactcatttAATGTGTATAAATGATTGGTTTTAAATacaagaaacatatttttcatatttaaaccGATCACTTacaaacacataaatatgagtaaataaaatatgtccaATAATTGTTATGAACAATTGCTCTCTTTCTTAATTGCCTGACAGTAATTAAGGGGGACATACACCTAGAAGGATCAAAAAGAGACCAAACTTTGCGAATTTTTCCGGAaaaacggaaagagagagagatcgggTTTGTTCTGTGTAAAGATCATAGTTTTCtctattaaaacatttgtgttttattattcCAAAATTCAAATAGCGGCACTATGCTACAGCTCCTAATtcctaattttaaaaacggcGTTTGCAGTGACAACCGTGGCTTCCACAGAAATCATCTGAAAGCAAAATCACCTCAAGGTTATAAagttaaaacataaatctagtCTTTAACATAGCcgtttttcgaaatattgtgTTTGGACAAAATGGCAGCCGATCAAAGTTGACATAACGATTTTTGACCAAAAATGTCGCACATTTTTGGCTACAGAAAATAAACTAAGCATCGGAAAAAAATCCTATGTTAAAGACTAGTTTTTAGTGTCTAGAAAAAGTGTGTAAAACTGCAAGCCGTTCGGTCGAACCATTTTCAAGATATACTGTCACGCGTTTTGAAAACCtcgttttgagaaaaacgcgtttaaattttatgtaagtTTACACAACGAAAAGatgacaaattttatatttacactgAATCATCTACTCCAGGCCCATATTAGtatcgattttaaataatttcaatagcccgccattttgttaaaaatcagAAGTTTTACAATCCCATCCGATAGgatgtgtaaaatattataacttttaagaaaaatctttGGTTTTTGTTTTCAATGAAGCACGCAGAAGATTTTTCTGGAACCATCTAGGGCGGAATTACAAACAGGGCTAGACGCGATTGCGCAGACGCGGCTGTATACtgtaaacaataaatgaacaaaaatattttaacatagtAAAAGGTTCATACTTTAACCTCTAAAAAGACCGAACATCctatctttcttattttagtagaaaaaaaatcacaaagAATGCTCATTTTCGAGGCCGAGATATGTATATGCCCCTTAAGAAAGAGAGCAATTGTTCATAACTTATtggacatattttatttactcatatttatgtgtttgtAACCCAGGCAgtacatgttagcctaatatatgtttcttag
The Ooceraea biroi isolate clonal line C1 chromosome 4, Obir_v5.4, whole genome shotgun sequence genome window above contains:
- the LOC113561771 gene encoding protein arginine N-methyltransferase 9-like, with product MQAEVNDILETSLQKAREHDRTGNVGKAYAYYTIVVELCPAKRSEIEETFTDVLCEWGIQLAQENRFSDIVHCYKHSLDIYPNNPRMLNNFAAHFLRNDDPIRAIEYLRRALKVAPNFLPAERNLQNAYSMAVDRWHFTMLNDKWRNNAFEQAIRKRINQGYDTVLDLGTGTGLLSLYVKDAGAKKIYACECSDVMTLIAKEVFESNDATDVKLIPKLSFDLKIPMDISERVKLIVTETFDAGLFGELVVPSMINVHMNILDPNGTVIPMGATVYTAAIECEHIRYRSSVIFDKVKENCPLNFHDVSVLSDDEYYDTENLEKVQINYVTEPQMLLTVNFNNLLELQEFCKDGIKQILRAKCKYNGIMDGLVTWFKLHLDEEITLDSSDRKSCWQLAVFPAVPTACHEGDTLTIKAEMSKSKLKCSYSTDNARAKEECKFLYRLPKEVIVFLNDFDYIKLLTEIGRYQESRKIKYILDTSPFPIYGLTLLKECKASEILYYKTDNPMLRSLIERVAQDNGIRGKVHMISNYDEIPCSLDSIFVHNFDIKGELRDGQDSCYEIFRYLLKRNGILLPEKIFLMGQLVYSKDLPNMAYVQDANLQKSSCPFNTHSDRSLDSKDDPHTRINTTNKSTNYVIAKYINKYKINQIFDLNSSLYSCEVFSEARTIIEINETETMEAIVNFGEIKTEKDIFPNALLCWYKIQLGTDHVHDTMKNNSFMNHTAIIFEDELRDVILKNKTVKFKVYQVKGLVKVTVLNL